A stretch of DNA from Takifugu flavidus isolate HTHZ2018 chromosome 13, ASM371156v2, whole genome shotgun sequence:
cattttaatattttccatcCCAGCATTGTGAAATTAAAGGAACTCCAATAATAAACACACTCTGCCAATTTCCTTCCTCGAGGCTTTTTTAATCCATTTAACGTGTCGTAGCGGAGCGGAGCATTAAAGCGGAGCATCAGAACTGAACCACAGACAGCAACAGCACCGATGGTTGGGTAGCGCAGGGtctcaggtggggggggggggcccatCGGTGTAGCTCCAGCCTCCTCCCGGCCCTCTTGGCCATTCCTGGACAGCACTTTTCCAAGTGGAACGATTGATCAAATCTTTCCCCCTTTTCCAGCGGCATTCCAGGGAAGAAATGCGGGACCATCATAGTGAGAGCAGAAGAACTGAGCAACTGCCGGGTAAGTGGAGTCATTCACAGGCAGCTGCGGAGAATGTTGCACGtgcagctacttcctgttcatcaaggccaaacacacaaaagaacgATGGCCTGAAGGTCACAGACGCGTTTTAGCTCCCGCTTCATTTTCACTGGCCTGAgtcaacaaaaacagaacaagcTTCGTTATATTTTCCTCTATTCAGGTTGTTTCGCTATCGGCCGGAGCCCGAATGCATCCTGTCAGTGTTTCTGACCCGGGTTTGGCAGGAAAGAACGGCCCAGTTTCTATCATCAACGTGACACGAGCAGCTTAATTAGGAGATCAACTAATGCTGAAACGTATAATTGGTTTCACAACTGACATTATGAGGTGACCCAGCCTGCGCTCGGGATGGTTCCGTTTTAATTTAAGTTCATTTCTAACTCAACTCTGTCCTGCAACGTCTTGCTGCTTCGCTTGGCGTTGCCTTGGCAACAGCCTTTGCATGTCAGACTTAACGAAGGCAAATGAGGCGACTTATAGGCGACGCCTGAGTTTCCCCACCGCTCCTGTGATCAACGTCCCTGCAGAACAGATGACAGAAACTTTATTTAtggcttgttttgttttcaggagTCGGTGATGCTGCAGTTCTGTGGCAACAAGCTGGATAAGAAGGACTTCTTCGGGAAATCGGATCCTTTCCTCGTCTTTTACCGCAGTAACGAAGATGGATCGTGAGTCAACCACGGCTCCTCCGTGCTGTTCGTCCTTTGCATTTTGCTGAATTAATAAGAGCAGCTGTCTCAGCTGTACGCTCATAAATATAGAATGCATGTGCTGGAGCGGCCTGGAGTGCATATAGAATGCCAGTGAGGGGTTTTTCATGCTCCAGAAAGCTGTCGTACAGAGAATATAAGATCTGGGAGGCCGTGTGCACTTACGTAATGGGTGGACGGTATATGTGACGCGTTCCCAGTCAAGGCAGCAGAAGGCGAGAGGAGCCAAGATAATGGGACAGACTAGACGGGGCCAAAGGACACGAGATCAAGTTAAGTGAAAACTGTGTGTAGGGGTTACACttccctttgccccccccagaTGCCTTGATTCAAGTTGACTGGCGTGTGTTAGTGGAGACACACACTCTGCTTTTGTGCAGCTGGGTGTTTACTGAAGCAGTCTAAATGTTCCGCCTCAGgatggaacagcagcagcaaaccgGCAACAAAGAGCCAGATTAGATGCCACAGAGGCAGAAACAGAGTGCAGGCGGGGGGGTCCACACTTGACAGGACGCCCCCGCCTACGTCTGCACAGTTCCCATCTTCAGATGCTCCGCTCGTCCTGCTGACGGAGCCCTTACGGGGGTCAAACCTCTCTTTGGGATCTGTTGACGGCGATCATTCCATTGGAAAACTGgaatctgtgatgttccctttgACCCTCTTTCAGACTACAAATAGAAACAGCATCTTTTGCAAAGCCGCCATAAAGCGCCGTCGTCGGTGGTAactgctgcctccagctggaCCTTTGCGGCGAGTGTGTCATCTGTTAACACTTTTCTCCCTCCCACAGATATACCATCTGCCACAAAACGGAAGTGGTGAAGAATACTTTAGATCCCGTGTGGCAGGCTTTCAAAATCCCCGTCAGGGCGCTGTGTAACGGAGACTATGACAGGTAGGTGGAGATGAGGCCTGATTCCCTGCTGAGTGGACACGCTGACCGACGTGTCACCATCGATCCATAGAAACATACGTCTCACCTTAGAGTTCAATGTATTCTGGGCGGTTTCCTGACATAAACTAGCCCGAAAATGTGTGCGTTTATCGACACAGATGTGGATTCTTCCCTCGGTAAGAGTCACCGGAGCGTCAGGCTGATCTTCCCGTCTGCAGGCGCGAGGGAATAATGCCAAACTCTGCTGCTATAATATGTGATATGTGGGGGCAGAGGTCTATTGACCGGCCCAGGCTGGAGCCTACACAGTAGCTGCTCTCCATCAGGAGCAGGCTGATCTCTAACATCTGGACTTGCTTTTGTCTTCTCTTGCAGGAGCATTAAAGTGGAGGTGTACGActgggacagagatggagggtgAGGCTGCCTTCATGCTTTTGCCTGTCAGAGTTGGATGTAGACAAATGTTGCCATGTGACCACGCTGCCTGGGCTTTGAAGAACCCTGATTTAAATGGGCTCCCTAGTAGATCTCCTTTAATGTTTCCTCATTGGAAGCGCACTGGCCACATTCCTGACCCTGAATGCACCATGAAGTGATGAGGATTGGTGGCTGCTCTCGTGCCTCCGGTTCCCCTGGAGCTCATTAGTGATTCTGTTGAAGATGCTTGCACATGTGATAAATGAGGATGAATCAAAGTTGCACGTTGGTGGATTTGTGACCCTGCAGACGGCAGCAAGTGTGACTTTGTGTCCACTTTTACAGCCACGACTTCATCGGCGAGTTCAGCACCAGCTACAGAGAAATGTCCAGAAGCCAGTCGCAGTTTCACATCTATGAGGTGACGTTCCTGCACGCCGACACTGTCCCACACTGACCCCGGGCCGAGCACGCTTCGCCCTGTAATACAGCAACAAGTCACCACCTGAATATTTTAGCGGGAGTCTAAATGTTGCTTTTACCCACAAACGTGCTCGAGCGGGCGGATGAGCTTCGTTTCAGCCTGAGCTCACGTGGCAGAAACCTCCTCAAGGTCAGCGGGTTCTATGCAGCCTAACGGCGGCTGTGCTGCGTCCTCATACTTATTCAGCAGAAGTTTATTGATTCCTCAACTCATTCCACACATTATGTCCATAATTCCATTCCTGCTCCTGTGATTAGTTCCAGGATCTTTGCCCCAGTCGAGGGGCCTCATAATCCACAGCGTCTGAACCGGGTCGTCCAGAGACTGTTTCATCTTCTAATGTTCGCTGACGGCTGCGTTAGCTTCTGCTGCATTAGCTTCTGCTGCACAGAGTCTGTGAAGGTTCAGGAGTCGGGAGAGGTGCTGATCAGGCACAAACATCATCGCTCGCTGCCGATGCTGGCTGAGCAGAACCCTGTGAGAGCTGCTTTGTTCCTGCAGCCTCTCAGCGGTCGCAGCCATATTAAATCTGCTCCTCGAGGACGGGCACAGCCCGACAGGAGATGCATCCCCAGCATTCCAGCCTGCTCACAACAAATGTTCTCTCACAGGTACTTAATCctaagaagaaaggaaagaagaagaagaagtatcAAAACTCGGGGACGGTAGGAGCATGTGGCTGCATTTGATGGCGTGAACGTGTTCCACAGTGTTTACAGTGTTGGGACATTGATTGACAGGTCACCCTCCTGTCTTGCCTGGTGGACACGGAGCTCTCCTTCCTGGACTACATCCGAGGGGGGTAAGTTCCCCGGGCGCCAGCCTCCCAGCGTGTGAGTGGGGACTGGATGAAGGCCGGCTTTACCCCCCCGCTCTAATATCAATGACCTGCTGCTTAATTGCTGAATCATCTAACGTGATTGATGCTTCCtcgtttcttctttcttcctgtaGGACTCAGATTAATTTCACGGTGGCGATCGATTTCACAGCATCAAACGGTGAGTTTTAACGCCGCGCGCTTATCAGGCGCATTTCTTAAGCGTGTCGGCTGATTTGCTGGTCGACGCTCGGATGTGTGTTTGATGTGGAGCCTCTGAGTGATGGACGCAGATCTGAGAGGAGAACAAAGCAGCTGGGAGTCGCTGCGACACCCGGAACCCAATCTTGAGTTTGATGGTTTTTAATGAACTGCTCCCACAACTGCTCCCATTCCAATTTTGCCCAAACAAATTTAGCAAAACAGGTGACATGTGTCAGATATGAGCGATGTGCTCATTCCGCGCACGGAAGATTCAGCAGGTTAATATGTGCGATGTGATCCTGGAGACATCGTGGGAAATGTGCTGCGTGTCTCCGCTGTTGGAGAGAAACAGGCCGCAGCGTCGTGATCTAATGTTCTAATAACAGGAAGCTTCCTGCcaaccagcagagcagcagaggatttAATCTTCTACCTGCTTTATTGTCTGTGCTGGATTTCAGAGACTTTATTGTCACTCTGGGACAGTTTACAATGTACTCGAGTCATGAAGTTTTAGATTTTTGTGGTTTTTAGCCCGTAagagaataaaaatgtaaaatctttaTGAGCCACGTCAACGTTATGCTGTTAATACCAGTAGATGAagcagtgcatgatgggataCGTTTCCCTCCTGTCCTGGATGTTTCTCCTCATTGTTGTGTTATtttctgtctgcatgtgtggcAGCAGTTCTTCACGCATGCGTCGAGCTGCACACTCAGCACATCACTATGATTTAGCGGTTATTTAGCCGCGCTGCGATATTGGCTGATCTCTGAGGCGTGGGGGCTTGGTTCTGCGTCCGGTGCCGTGGAGAAATATTTGTTTAGCTAGGACTCAGGATGTGCCTTTGCCCCCGTCCACccactcttctcctcctttcattGCGTTGTGACTCATGACCCAGCGAAAGCAGGAACGCGGATGctgatgtgtgttttcaccGTTTGGGTCGCAGGCAACCCGTCCCAGCCCACCTCGCTGCATTACATGAGCCCGTATCAGATGAATGACTACGCCATGGCCCTGAGAGCCGTCGGGGAGATCATTCAGGACTATGACAGTGACAAGATGTTTCCTGCCCTGGGCTTTGGTGCCAAACTGCCCCCAGACGGACGAGTCTCGCACGAGTTTCCTCTGGTGAGGCCCCGTTTTTGTCTTCCGCCATTGTTAGCATCACCCAGGAGCCGTGTGTGAATGTCTGTGCCGTCACTCCATAGCATCACCATTCTATCGTGTAGAACTCAGACATCTCCCGTAATCTGTCTGTTCAGCCGTCACTTCCAGATGTTGCTCTTTAGGCCTTTACAGTCGTTACAGCTGTTTCCCCGCAGGCAGCAAACATTTAGTGGCACATGTGCATCAATCTAAGCATTAAGGAGTCAGCTCTCCTCTTCAGGAAGAAACTTCCGGCCGACTCTGAACGGATCAGGCAGGGTCTCGTTTGGAGAACACGTCGGTCCGGTCGGCTCTGTGGCTTCTCAAGAGCAACCAAGCAGAGCTGCACCAGGATGGTCTCAGATAATTAGGAAGGCCCAAACATATGGTTAGCTTTAATAATGCATCCTGTGCTTTTGCTGCCTTACGCTCAGTCGGCCACACATCAATTTTAATAATGTTTGTgtggaggcagagctgcagtcCCAGAACATTTGGCTTTAATACGACGcagaatcttttttttgttgaaatCTCTtctggtgagagaggagagaacacTTTTCTGATTGCCTTTCAGGAAATAGGAAATGTTTCAGGTTTTTGTCTTGCAAAGCAGAGGTGTCGTCATTTCTCTAAAATATGAGCAATATGTTGGCGGGAGATTAAATTTCATGTCCTTTTCCACCCTCTGGTCTTATAATGGGTAATAATTTGTTAACATTAAGGCATTATTGATGTTTGGTTCCCAGGGCAACCGTTTTGATGTCTACAAATGTGCACGTAATCCTGTTACTCTGCAATTTTTCCTGGTTTGATAACACAGCAGCCTCTTCCCAGTAAAGCTGAAGGCGAAGTCTTTGCTCGCTTGCAGGGTCGCTCTGTTCTTATTATtcctgcatttgcatttgttgaAATTATTGTAAGTCTGAAAACTTTGTCGGAACACAAGATGAATGTGGAGGACTTCATCTGTGAAAGCATCCTGACTTAGTTTATTCCAGTCCCGTTTAGGCCCGGATGCTCGGAAtcctttgttttgcatttttaagcTTATTTGGTGAATGTTTCCTGTCACAGAACGGCAACCCGCAGAACCCGTACTGCAGCGGCATCGAGGGGGTGATGGAGGCGTATTACCAGAGCCTCAAGTCCGTGCGTCTCTACGGACCCACTCACTTCTCCCCTGTCATTAACCACGTCGCCAGGTTGGTCCACCACAGTCACGGCCTGAAAcacgggggtcaaaggtcacagagcGACCGCGTGGTTGTCCGACCAGGCAGCAAAGGGCGGAGCGCCGGGTGCTTGTGAGAGTGAGTGACTGGACAGGTGGCAAACAGGCGAGGAAGGACTCCAACGCGGCGTGCTGCCTTCAGGCGCAGCAGATCAAACGGCAGCAAAAGTCTCACTCGCCACCACTTCACAGTCCACGAATCCCCACAAACACCGTTTATTACTGACAAAATCAGGAAGATGAGACGCACCGACGCGGTTCATTTTTCATTACAGCGTCAGATTTGAGGTGGAGGCGGctgctttaaatatttaaaacaaataataagCACATCTGCCAGATGCTGCCAGCAGCCGCGGCACCTAGCTAATTAATATGAAGGAGCGCTGCTGTGAAGCCGCGGCTGTTTTGTAGTACAGTgttctccacccccccacctgatGTTCCCTATTTTCAGATCTTGTCTCATGATCCTCTCGTCGGGCTGTAACAAGCACTTTGCCCACCTTTCATCATCGCCTTTCAAACCTCATCAGTCTCTAAGTGCTGTCCGCCCACTCGACCTGAGAATAGCTTCATTGTTCAGCGCTCACTTCTGGGAGCATCTGACTAAAACCCACAAAGACACGGCTGGAAAAAAGCCACCAGGCTGTGTCACCTTCTTAAACCTAACAGTGTAGTTTAACACAGATGCCGGCacgctggggtggggggggtcgctACAACCCTGACTGAAAGCAACGCAGCTTCTCGCAACACCTAATGCAGGTTTTACTTTTAACACGGAGTTCCTTGATGTTTTTATCCAAATGAAACAAATCACCCCCCTCTTATTATTTGATGGGCTGTTTTCAGCATTATCGTTgcagccttttctctctttggACCTTGATGGTGGAGTTTAATGCTAATTTTAAAGCCCTTTGGACCTGCACTGAACCAGCGCTGCACGCGAACAGAGGCTGGAAAGTGGAAATAAACCAACAGGTGTAATCACCTCTCATTTTCCCCTCATCTGAAGGTGCAAATGAATCCCTCTAAAGTAacttcttctgctcttctgaaTAAAATCACGCTGGAGGTTCGACCAAAACGCGCCATTAAACCACTCTGTGAGGATTTTAAAGGCAACCCACCTTTTCCTTGTGTATCCAGGTACGCCTCCGCAGTGACTGACGGCTCACAGTACTTCATCCTGCTCATCATCTCAGACGGCGTCATCACGGACATGGCACAGACCAAGGAGTCCATTGTCAATGTACGCTACCAGTCTAGTTTATTTCATGTCTTTTCTCTTCAAATCTGCACAACTTTCAGGAGTGTTGGTAAAAGTGCTGCAAACGCTGGCTAATAAGCAAAAGctggtgggtcagcagcttgTCTCCTGCTGCCCCCGTAATGTTCAGATTGTTTTATAATCAGAGTTGATGGGTGTAATAAGGTTTGCTGGTTTTGGAAACGGTCATATTCCAGAGTAATTACTAACTGGCCTGCAGTGGAGCTCTGCGCTCTCTCTTATTAGCAATTTTAGCATCTACTAATAACCACAAGAAGCTATGAAGCAGTAAAAAACcttcattcatcatccatcactGGAATTGTTGCCTCCTGTCCCAGTCGGCTAAGATTCAATAAACGAGACAGCGATAAGGCGCAGCGGTCTGACTGCAGCTCAGGGCAGAACAAGATATAAACGGAGTTATTTTTAAGCTGTCGCGCTTCGGGAGATTTAAACAAAGTTGTAGATGCATGAAATTAGAAAAGCCCGGGACGGCCCAAACCAGGATTTATGAGTCCGTCAGCAGAGGGCCGCTGGGATTGGATGAACTCCTAACAATGGCGTTGAAATACCTTATTGAGCTTCCTTTGTATGCACTGTTAGCTTCCAGTTAGtaattctggggggggggttcagcctGCAGTGTCTAAGATAGCACAATGGTGGAAAGAATGTTGgctgcttcctcccccacctctgaTGTGCCTATTGTGGCTCCATCCACCCCACAGGCGGCATCTCTGCCCATGTCGATTATAATAGTCGGGGTCGGACCGGCAGAATTCGATGGTAagtgtgtgcgcatgcatgcTTTTGTGCACGTGCCTGCTTATTTGTGAGCAGTAATCCTTTGCCCTCATTCTTCTTCCTATCACGCCTCCCACATGCTTCTGCCCTTGCTCGCGCATCTCCCTTCATGCTCCGCTCATTTAATTCCTCACTCCCACTGAATCTGGCAGGGACGATGAAAAAGCTCAGTTATCGAGCCGCGCGGCAGCGTTCGCTTCCTCCAACGCCTGGATTTCTTACCTCTCCTGCACTCTGACGTTTACGGCCCACAAAGCGGTGCTAATGAAACAAGCTCGCTTGGCAATTAGTCCGCACGGAGTCAGTGGGATTCAGCCTCTATCGGGCGTCTGCACGCTTGCATGACTTCCCTTTGGTGCACATCGTTG
This window harbors:
- the LOC130536535 gene encoding copine-8-like isoform X2 translates to MNMAFIGDADPFTAAIPATKVELTVSCRNLLDRDTFSKSDPICVLYTQGIANREWREFGRTEVIDNTLNPDFVRKFILDYFFEERQNLRFDLYDLDCKSDNLSKHDFLGQAFCTLGEIVGSLGGRLEKPLIGIPGKKCGTIIVRAEELSNCRESVMLQFCGNKLDKKDFFGKSDPFLVFYRSNEDGSYTICHKTEVVKNTLDPVWQAFKIPVRALCNGDYDRSIKVEVYDWDRDGGHDFIGEFSTSYREMSRSQSQFHIYEVLNPKKKGKKKKKYQNSGTVTLLSCLVDTELSFLDYIRGGTQINFTVAIDFTASNGNPSQPTSLHYMSPYQMNDYAMALRAVGEIIQDYDSDKMFPALGFGAKLPPDGRVSHEFPLNGNPQNPYCSGIEGVMEAYYQSLKSVRLYGPTHFSPVINHVARYASAVTDGSQYFILLIISDGVITDMAQTKESIVNAASLPMSIIIVGVGPAEFDVCPF
- the LOC130536535 gene encoding copine-8-like isoform X1, which gives rise to MNMAFIGDADPFTAAIPATKVELTVSCRNLLDRDTFSKSDPICVLYTQGIANREWREFGRTEVIDNTLNPDFVRKFILDYFFEERQNLRFDLYDLDCKSDNLSKHDFLGQAFCTLGEIVGSLGGRLEKPLIGIPGKKCGTIIVRAEELSNCRESVMLQFCGNKLDKKDFFGKSDPFLVFYRSNEDGSYTICHKTEVVKNTLDPVWQAFKIPVRALCNGDYDRSIKVEVYDWDRDGGHDFIGEFSTSYREMSRSQSQFHIYEVLNPKKKGKKKKKYQNSGTVTLLSCLVDTELSFLDYIRGGTQINFTVAIDFTASNGNPSQPTSLHYMSPYQMNDYAMALRAVGEIIQDYDSDKMFPALGFGAKLPPDGRVSHEFPLNGNPQNPYCSGIEGVMEAYYQSLKSVRLYGPTHFSPVINHVARYASAVTDGSQYFILLIISDGVITDMAQTKESIVNAASLPMSIIIVGVGPAEFDEMIELDGDEERISSQGRYAERDIVQFVPFRDYIDRRGNHILSMARLAKEVLAEIPDQFLSYMRTRGIKPGPLPPPYTPCPPPALHPLLTRRVSRI